The Lolium rigidum isolate FL_2022 chromosome 2, APGP_CSIRO_Lrig_0.1, whole genome shotgun sequence genomic interval GGCCATGTCCCTGGCGACGGAGCGGCAGCCGTACGGCAAGACCGGCACGGCGTCCTACATGGCGCCCGAGGTGCTCCTGGGGAAGCCGGACTACGACGGGCGGGTGGACGCGTGGTCGCTCGGGTGCGTCATGGCCGAGATGCTCACCGGCGGCGAGACGCTGTTCGAGTTCAAGGGCGACGATGGGCGCCAGCTCCTAAGCATCTTCTCCGTGCTCGGGGTGCCGGACTGGCCGGGGGTCACGTCGTCCCTGCTAGGGCGGCAGCGGCCGGACGACAGCCGCCTGCGGGAGCTGTTCCCGGTCGAGACGCTGTCCGAGGACGGGTTCCAGGTCTTGGAAGGGCTGCTGGCGTGTAACCCTAGAAAGCGGCTGACGGCGGCCGCGGCTCTCAAACTCCCATGGTTCTCGGCGTCTGCTCCTCGTCCAGCCGCTGCTGCAAAGGTCAGCACGTTTGCATTGCTGAGGAAGAAGGTGGAGGCGGCATTGCCCGTAAGGAAGGGGTTGAGGGCCAAGATCATCCAACCCGAGAAGAAAACTGATATACCATTTGGATCAATTGTAACAAAACTAGTGCAACATATTCGATTGGTAAGATAGGCACCACATGAGCAGAGGTCGACGGCTCAAGACCAATACATGGTGGCAAAAACATGCATGTCGCATCTTTCACGCAGTGTGCCTTTGCAAGGCAGATCTGGCATGACCTTCTCTCATGCACCTGTTAGCATCAGATTTGACTTATGTGTACCTATAATTAACCGTGTTACGGAGTTGTACCTATACGCTACGACAGGGCGGTAA includes:
- the LOC124691146 gene encoding putative cyclin-dependent kinase F-2, encoding MVFCSCKRSATVHATRGSSATITSIGSTADYEYDHDHASSLGKGNFGVVVKARHRATGNAVAIKSLSCTDDDTATDAGQMLLREARFLAEASSGNPHVVGSHGLVLDPDTSNHCLVMEYVGPKNLAEFLSGRPPLPEATVRAFMRQLLAGADTMHKRRIVHRDIKPANVLVGEDEETVKIGDLGLAMSLATERQPYGKTGTASYMAPEVLLGKPDYDGRVDAWSLGCVMAEMLTGGETLFEFKGDDGRQLLSIFSVLGVPDWPGVTSSLLGRQRPDDSRLRELFPVETLSEDGFQVLEGLLACNPRKRLTAAAALKLPWFSASAPRPAAAAKVSTFALLRKKVEAALPVRKGLRAKIIQPEKKTDIPFGSIVTKLVQHIRLVR